One genomic window of Acidobacteriota bacterium includes the following:
- a CDS encoding DUF4870 domain-containing protein produces the protein MTISTLFSFSKGTPGYARLVYAGLLLGLFVPGLNVVAAVVAYLARDAGDALFQAHVKNQLHIFAKSVVYVLIGLVLTYFLFGVLIIMAAIVWYMLRITKGLQALARNAPPDNPESWLF, from the coding sequence ATGACGATTTCGACCCTCTTCTCGTTCAGCAAGGGCACGCCGGGCTATGCGCGGTTGGTCTATGCCGGCCTCCTGCTGGGCTTGTTCGTGCCCGGCTTGAACGTCGTCGCTGCCGTCGTGGCCTACCTTGCCCGGGATGCGGGCGACGCGCTCTTCCAGGCGCATGTGAAGAACCAGCTGCACATCTTTGCCAAGAGCGTGGTCTACGTGCTCATCGGGCTGGTGCTGACCTATTTCCTATTCGGCGTGCTGATCATCATGGCGGCGATCGTGTGGTACATGCTGCGCATCACCAAAGGCCTGCAGGCGCTGGCGCGGAACGCGCCGCCCGACAATCCGGAGAGCTGGTTGTTCTGA
- a CDS encoding aminotransferase class V-fold PLP-dependent enzyme — protein sequence MTLIPDQRHLFDIPDDVAYLNVATMGPLPLAASEAGQRGLARKLRPWNIPDTDFFTDTKRLRPLLAELIGADEAGIAFVPSVSYALATAAQNLPLAKGQSVLLLEDQFPSNVYTWRAHAGAAGARVITVKAHGNADLSSALLDAIGPDTGLVACPQVRWTDGARIDLVAVGKRCRDVGAALVLDLTQSCGAMRFDVREVQPDFVAVAGYKWLLGPYAMGFLYAAPHRRNGRPLEQNWITRKGADDFSRLIDYTDEFAPGAERYDMGERSNFALLPAFEASIRQVLDWGVANIEATLAHRNRSLAAELEKRGLPVMPEAERGPHYLGALLPDTAPADLTARLKAEGIYVSKRGNRLRITPHLFTRDKDIARFLEALDRHLT from the coding sequence ATGACCCTCATCCCGGACCAGCGCCACCTTTTCGACATCCCGGACGACGTCGCCTACCTAAACGTCGCCACGATGGGTCCCCTGCCATTGGCCGCCTCCGAGGCAGGCCAGCGCGGGCTCGCGCGCAAGCTGCGACCCTGGAACATTCCGGATACGGACTTCTTCACCGACACGAAGCGTCTTCGCCCCTTGCTGGCCGAACTGATCGGCGCGGACGAAGCCGGCATCGCGTTCGTACCGTCCGTCAGCTACGCGCTGGCGACGGCAGCGCAGAACCTGCCCTTGGCGAAGGGACAATCGGTCCTCTTGCTGGAAGACCAGTTCCCGTCGAACGTTTACACATGGCGCGCGCACGCAGGCGCTGCCGGCGCACGGGTCATCACGGTCAAGGCGCACGGAAACGCTGACTTGTCTTCAGCCCTTCTCGACGCCATCGGGCCAGATACCGGCCTTGTCGCCTGCCCCCAGGTGCGTTGGACGGATGGCGCACGGATCGACCTTGTAGCGGTGGGCAAGCGGTGCCGCGACGTTGGCGCCGCCCTCGTGCTCGACCTGACGCAAAGTTGCGGCGCCATGCGCTTCGACGTGCGCGAAGTGCAGCCGGATTTTGTCGCCGTAGCAGGCTACAAATGGCTTCTCGGGCCCTACGCGATGGGCTTCCTTTATGCGGCGCCCCACCGGCGCAACGGCCGGCCGCTTGAGCAGAACTGGATCACCCGGAAGGGCGCCGACGACTTCTCCCGCCTAATCGACTATACGGATGAATTCGCTCCGGGTGCGGAACGTTACGACATGGGAGAAAGGTCGAACTTCGCGCTGCTTCCCGCCTTCGAGGCCTCCATCAGGCAGGTGCTCGACTGGGGCGTTGCCAATATCGAGGCGACCCTCGCGCACCGCAATCGAAGCCTGGCTGCGGAGTTGGAGAAGCGCGGCCTGCCGGTCATGCCGGAAGCGGAGCGCGGACCGCACTATCTCGGCGCCCTGCTGCCGGACACCGCGCCCGCGGACCTGACCGCGCGGCTCAAAGCGGAAGGCATCTATGTGTCAAAGCGCGGCAACCGCCTGCGGATCACGCCGCACCTGTTCACGCGAGACAAAGATATCGCGCGCTTCCTTGAGGCGCTGGACCGGCATCTCACCTGA
- a CDS encoding beta-glucosidase, which yields MIRRSDFPTDFVWGASTASYQIEGAHDADGRAPSIWDAFSAEPGRVKNGDTGNVACDHYHRYKEDVALMKAANFSAYRFSTSWSRVLPEGRGQPNEAGLDFYDRLVDELLHNGVAPWLCLYHWDLPLALHKAGLSWTNREIVPLFADYAGLLARRLGDRVTHWATFNEPNMFTMLGYGAGVHAPGIRDREAWLDAVHHVNLAHGAAVRRLRSGLPAGARIGSVPNLQPVRPATDSDADREAAARMDAAMNRATADPVFLGKYDPITRGWMGDRIKPGDEAAIHAPLDWLGLNHYSPQYASARASAWGYRPAAPPEGAEKTLMGWHVDPGAFRDMLVETSSRYGLPVYVTENGMADDVEPDASGTVNDEARVSYLQRYLGAVKDAREAGADIRGYLVWSMLDNFEWAMGYGPRFGIVHVDYATQKRTPKASYRLLADLAGAAATA from the coding sequence ATGATCCGCCGCAGCGACTTTCCCACCGACTTCGTCTGGGGCGCCTCCACCGCGTCCTACCAGATCGAGGGGGCGCATGATGCGGACGGGCGGGCGCCCAGCATCTGGGACGCCTTCAGCGCAGAGCCCGGCCGGGTGAAGAATGGCGACACCGGAAATGTCGCCTGCGACCACTATCATCGGTACAAGGAAGACGTCGCGCTGATGAAGGCGGCGAATTTCAGCGCTTACCGGTTCTCCACTTCCTGGAGCCGGGTCTTGCCGGAGGGCCGCGGGCAACCGAATGAGGCGGGGCTCGACTTCTACGACCGCCTCGTCGACGAGCTTCTGCACAATGGCGTCGCGCCGTGGCTCTGCCTCTACCATTGGGACCTTCCCCTCGCCCTGCACAAGGCCGGGCTTAGCTGGACGAACCGCGAGATCGTTCCCCTGTTTGCGGACTATGCCGGGCTGCTCGCGCGCCGGCTGGGCGACCGGGTCACGCATTGGGCGACGTTCAACGAACCCAACATGTTCACCATGCTCGGCTATGGCGCAGGCGTGCACGCGCCCGGCATCCGCGACCGGGAGGCCTGGCTTGACGCGGTCCACCATGTGAACCTCGCGCATGGCGCCGCCGTACGGCGCCTGCGATCAGGCCTACCGGCTGGCGCGAGGATCGGATCGGTCCCGAACCTGCAGCCGGTTCGTCCGGCCACGGACAGCGACGCCGACCGCGAGGCCGCCGCAAGAATGGACGCCGCGATGAACCGGGCGACCGCTGATCCGGTATTTCTCGGGAAATACGATCCCATCACGCGCGGCTGGATGGGCGACCGGATCAAGCCCGGAGATGAAGCCGCAATCCATGCGCCGCTCGACTGGCTGGGGCTCAACCACTATTCGCCGCAGTATGCATCGGCGCGCGCGAGCGCCTGGGGCTATCGACCGGCGGCTCCGCCAGAGGGCGCGGAGAAGACCCTGATGGGCTGGCACGTCGATCCGGGCGCCTTCCGCGACATGCTGGTCGAGACATCCAGCCGCTACGGCCTGCCGGTCTATGTGACGGAGAACGGCATGGCCGACGATGTCGAGCCGGACGCCAGCGGCACGGTGAACGACGAAGCGCGCGTGTCCTACCTGCAGCGCTACCTGGGCGCCGTGAAGGACGCCCGGGAAGCGGGCGCGGACATTCGCGGTTACCTTGTCTGGTCGATGCTCGACAATTTCGAATGGGCGATGGGGTACGGGCCGCGCTTTGGAATTGTGCATGTCGACTACGCCACACAGAAGCGGACCCCCAAGGCCTCCTATCGCCTGCTCGCAGACCTCGCCGGGGCGGCGGCCACCGCATGA
- a CDS encoding acyl-CoA synthetase — MHPFHHAKSRPDTPAIIMAGSGEVITFKQLDDRSNQIAQALRAAGCAPGDTIAIFAENSPRYFEICWGAQRAGLYYVAVSSRLTTPEVTYIIEDSGAKLLIASASKGTIAKEVKTATGLKDCWSIDGAIDGFTPLEAHRATFPATPVADEMAGTDMLYSSGTTGRPKGIRPPLEPGLPIDGDNALIQIARVMSGATDTSVYLSPAPLYHAAPLRWCMAFTRIGATLVIMEKFDPEAYLQLVEKYQVTHSQLVPTMFVKMLKLPEDVRKKYDVSSIKFAIHAAAPCPVPVKEQMINWWGPVIDEYYAGSEGNGMTWVKSPDWMTHKGTVGRPVLGELHICNEEGDEVPVGEEGQVYFGGTTPPNYHNAPEKNKAALNPKHPDWSSLGDVGKVDADGFLYLTDRKAFMIISGGVNIYPQETENILITHPKVADCAVIGVPDEDFGEAVKAVVQPMPGIAHSPELAAELMEFCQANLSKIKCPKSIDFDPELPRHPTGKLYKRLIRDRYWGNKDSRIV, encoded by the coding sequence ATGCACCCCTTTCATCATGCAAAATCGCGCCCCGATACGCCGGCTATCATCATGGCCGGCTCGGGCGAAGTGATCACCTTCAAGCAACTCGATGACCGCTCCAACCAGATCGCGCAGGCGCTGCGCGCTGCAGGCTGCGCACCGGGCGACACGATCGCGATCTTTGCGGAGAACTCGCCGCGCTATTTCGAGATCTGCTGGGGCGCCCAGCGTGCCGGGCTCTACTACGTGGCGGTGTCGTCGCGCCTGACAACGCCGGAGGTCACCTACATCATCGAGGATTCCGGCGCGAAGCTGCTGATCGCCAGCGCCTCGAAGGGTACGATTGCGAAGGAAGTAAAAACCGCGACCGGCCTGAAGGATTGCTGGTCCATCGACGGCGCCATCGACGGCTTCACACCGCTCGAAGCCCATCGCGCCACGTTCCCGGCGACGCCGGTGGCGGACGAGATGGCGGGCACCGACATGCTCTATTCGTCCGGCACGACCGGGCGGCCGAAAGGCATTCGCCCGCCGCTCGAGCCCGGCCTGCCCATCGACGGCGACAATGCGCTGATCCAGATCGCGCGCGTGATGTCCGGCGCCACCGACACGTCGGTCTACCTGTCGCCGGCGCCGCTGTATCACGCCGCGCCGCTGCGCTGGTGCATGGCGTTCACGCGCATCGGCGCGACGCTGGTGATCATGGAGAAGTTCGATCCCGAGGCTTACCTCCAGCTGGTCGAGAAATACCAGGTCACCCATTCGCAGCTTGTGCCGACGATGTTCGTGAAGATGCTGAAGCTGCCTGAGGATGTGCGCAAGAAATACGACGTCTCGAGTATCAAGTTTGCGATCCATGCGGCTGCGCCCTGCCCGGTGCCGGTGAAGGAGCAGATGATCAACTGGTGGGGTCCGGTGATCGACGAGTATTACGCGGGCTCCGAAGGCAACGGCATGACGTGGGTGAAGAGCCCTGACTGGATGACCCACAAGGGCACCGTCGGCCGGCCAGTGCTGGGCGAACTGCACATCTGCAATGAAGAGGGCGATGAAGTGCCCGTCGGCGAAGAGGGGCAGGTGTATTTCGGAGGCACCACACCGCCGAATTATCACAACGCGCCGGAGAAGAACAAAGCGGCGCTGAACCCGAAGCATCCCGACTGGTCGTCGCTGGGCGATGTCGGCAAGGTTGACGCAGACGGCTTCCTCTACCTGACCGACCGCAAAGCCTTCATGATCATTTCGGGCGGCGTGAACATCTACCCGCAGGAAACCGAGAACATCCTGATCACCCACCCGAAAGTGGCCGATTGTGCCGTGATCGGCGTGCCGGACGAGGACTTTGGCGAGGCCGTGAAGGCCGTGGTGCAGCCTATGCCGGGTATCGCGCACTCACCGGAACTGGCCGCAGAGCTGATGGAATTCTGCCAGGCGAACCTTTCTAAGATCAAATGCCCGAAGAGCATCGACTTCGATCCCGAACTGCCGCGCCACCCGACCGGCAAGCTGTACAAGCGCCTTATCCGCGACCGGTACTGGGGCAACAAGGACAGCCGCATCGTCTAG
- a CDS encoding M20/M25/M40 family metallo-hydrolase: MPFSRLAVFCLAAMWLAACTPAPEATKELPPPDAAAIEAHMAYLASDELEGREAGTPGYDLAADYVAKQFTEMGLAPTGNDGTYFQDITFRRSVREADGRAFEVKDAAGNVLPLTENVNAVVYNSIQGTEATIEAPAVFVGFGLVAPELDRDDFAGVDLTGKIAVVLGGTPKGIQNEERAFYGNRKYKNLSDRGAIGVISVETPTRKAIYSFQRLLAEGRLEGASLAWLQEDGTPYTDAPALEAYAAVSLEGAPALFTGAPVSWAEIETAAEAEGAAVPSFEMPITIKITQRSAHDTVKSANVVAMIEGSDPDLKNEVIVISAHLDHIGISKTMEDDKINNGALDNAAGVSTMLDAARMLKNGPPLKRTVVFIALTAEEKGLLGAQYFAKNPSVSGTIVANVNLDMPVLTYDFTDVIVYGALRSTIAPSVETALKAMNITMSPDPAPEQGIFTRSDHFRFVEAGIPSVFLATGWQNGGDKAIAEHQAKNYHRPSDDMSNNLNFDAAARFAELNARIALTLANADQRPLWKKDDFFARQFNGPMEP, translated from the coding sequence ATGCCTTTCTCTCGTCTGGCCGTGTTCTGCCTCGCGGCCATGTGGCTCGCCGCCTGCACGCCCGCGCCTGAAGCGACGAAAGAGCTGCCGCCTCCCGACGCCGCGGCGATCGAGGCGCACATGGCCTATCTGGCATCAGATGAGCTGGAGGGACGCGAAGCGGGCACACCGGGTTACGATCTGGCGGCCGACTATGTCGCAAAGCAATTCACCGAGATGGGCCTTGCCCCGACAGGCAATGACGGCACCTATTTCCAGGACATCACGTTCCGCCGCTCGGTCCGCGAGGCTGACGGACGCGCATTTGAAGTGAAGGACGCAGCGGGCAATGTCCTGCCGCTGACCGAGAACGTGAATGCGGTCGTCTACAACTCGATCCAGGGAACCGAAGCCACCATCGAAGCTCCCGCAGTGTTTGTCGGCTTCGGGCTCGTTGCGCCCGAACTTGACCGAGACGACTTTGCCGGCGTCGACCTCACCGGCAAGATTGCGGTCGTGTTGGGCGGGACGCCGAAAGGCATCCAGAACGAAGAGCGCGCCTTTTACGGCAACCGCAAATACAAGAACCTGTCGGACCGCGGCGCGATCGGCGTCATTTCTGTTGAAACGCCGACGCGCAAGGCGATCTACTCGTTCCAGCGCCTGCTCGCTGAGGGCCGGCTGGAGGGCGCGAGCCTCGCATGGCTTCAGGAGGATGGTACGCCGTACACTGACGCGCCGGCCCTGGAAGCATATGCGGCGGTCTCGCTCGAAGGTGCGCCAGCGCTGTTTACCGGCGCGCCGGTCAGCTGGGCCGAGATCGAAACCGCGGCCGAAGCCGAAGGCGCCGCCGTGCCGAGTTTCGAGATGCCGATCACCATCAAGATCACGCAGCGGTCTGCGCACGACACGGTCAAATCGGCGAACGTGGTCGCAATGATCGAAGGCAGCGATCCGGACCTGAAAAACGAAGTGATCGTCATCAGCGCCCACCTCGACCATATCGGCATCTCCAAGACCATGGAGGACGACAAGATCAATAACGGCGCGCTGGACAACGCGGCCGGCGTCTCGACCATGCTCGACGCCGCCCGGATGCTCAAGAACGGCCCGCCGCTGAAACGCACCGTTGTCTTTATTGCGCTCACGGCCGAGGAGAAGGGCCTGCTCGGCGCGCAATACTTTGCCAAGAACCCGTCCGTGTCCGGAACGATTGTCGCCAACGTCAACCTGGACATGCCGGTGCTGACCTATGACTTCACGGACGTGATCGTCTACGGCGCGTTGCGCTCGACGATTGCTCCCAGCGTCGAGACGGCGCTGAAGGCCATGAACATAACGATGAGCCCCGACCCGGCGCCGGAACAAGGTATCTTCACGCGCTCTGACCATTTCCGTTTTGTCGAGGCCGGGATCCCATCCGTGTTCCTCGCGACCGGCTGGCAAAATGGCGGCGACAAGGCGATCGCCGAGCACCAGGCCAAGAACTATCACCGCCCCTCGGACGACATGTCCAACAATCTCAATTTCGATGCCGCCGCCCGGTTTGCCGAACTGAATGCGCGCATTGCCCTGACGCTCGCCAACGCAGACCAGCGTCCATTGTGGAAGAAGGACGACTTCTTCGCGCGCCAGTTCAACGGCCCAATGGAACCCTGA
- a CDS encoding GNAT family N-acetyltransferase, whose product MDPASLVKTRALTGDELEAALPALAALRIEVFRAFPYLYAGSEDYEQGYLREFAGAKDSFIIAAEADDGRIVGCATGSALTGHHGEFAAPLAEAGYDLASTFYFGESVLLPAYRGHGLGHAFFDAREGHARARGYARTCFCAVERAQDHPARPAGYSPLDAFWEKRGYRKLPGLVTTFSWPTKPGGPSETHQMGCWMRAF is encoded by the coding sequence ATGGATCCGGCAAGTCTCGTGAAGACACGGGCGCTGACCGGCGACGAACTCGAAGCGGCCCTGCCCGCGCTCGCAGCGCTGCGCATCGAGGTGTTCCGGGCGTTTCCGTATCTCTACGCCGGCTCCGAAGATTATGAACAGGGCTACCTGCGCGAGTTCGCTGGGGCGAAGGACAGTTTCATCATCGCCGCTGAAGCCGATGATGGCCGCATCGTCGGCTGCGCTACCGGCTCGGCGCTGACCGGCCATCACGGCGAGTTTGCTGCGCCGCTGGCCGAGGCCGGGTATGACCTTGCCTCGACGTTCTATTTTGGTGAGTCTGTCCTCCTGCCCGCCTATCGCGGTCACGGGCTGGGGCACGCCTTTTTCGACGCCCGTGAAGGCCACGCCCGCGCACGGGGTTATGCCCGCACCTGCTTTTGCGCCGTCGAACGAGCGCAAGACCATCCTGCCCGGCCGGCCGGCTATTCACCGCTCGACGCGTTCTGGGAAAAGCGGGGCTATCGCAAGCTGCCCGGCCTGGTAACGACCTTCAGCTGGCCGACAAAGCCAGGGGGACCAAGCGAAACGCACCAGATGGGCTGCTGGATGCGGGCCTTTTGA
- a CDS encoding nuclear transport factor 2 family protein encodes MNTSDLITRYYAAFNAKDWAKMAGCVAEDINHFVNEGDKRGGRKAFAEFIAHMDDCYDETLTDIVVMPSADGSRAAAEFIVNGVYKKTDAGLPEARGQTYKLPAGAFFDVRDGAIQRVTTYYNLKEWIRQVS; translated from the coding sequence ATGAACACTTCCGACCTCATCACCCGTTACTACGCCGCCTTCAACGCGAAGGACTGGGCGAAGATGGCCGGCTGCGTGGCGGAGGACATCAACCACTTCGTCAACGAGGGCGACAAGCGCGGCGGCCGCAAGGCGTTCGCTGAGTTCATCGCGCATATGGATGATTGCTATGACGAGACGCTGACCGATATCGTCGTGATGCCGTCCGCAGACGGATCACGCGCGGCAGCCGAGTTCATCGTCAACGGCGTGTACAAGAAGACCGATGCTGGACTGCCCGAAGCGCGCGGCCAGACCTACAAGCTGCCGGCGGGTGCGTTTTTCGACGTCAGGGACGGCGCCATCCAGCGGGTGACGACCTACTACAATCTCAAGGAATGGATCCGGCAAGTCTCGTGA
- a CDS encoding sterol desaturase family protein: protein MDLAELPPVTTLAAPFFVVSVALEWWAVKSGRAKGRYETKDAFASMAMGIGNVVVNTATGVIAFWMMMLAWPYRIGEIPFTWWSFLLAFVLYDFVYYWKHRFAHRMRWFWMEHVTHHSSEHYNLTTALRQPWFGPFTGLILLGLPMVWIGFHPYIIAFVGGLNLLYQFWIHTEAIDKMPRWFEAVFNTPSHHRVHHATNPRYLDANYAGVFITWDKMFGSFVPELERDKPVYGIVKPVGTYNPFVIAFHELGGLLRDCARDGLRPWRWVGRAINAPGWSPDGQHNRSIELKRAFVAQNPAEAGQAGLPK from the coding sequence ATGGACCTCGCCGAACTGCCTCCCGTCACAACCCTGGCCGCCCCTTTCTTCGTGGTGTCGGTGGCGCTGGAATGGTGGGCCGTGAAGTCCGGCCGCGCCAAGGGGCGCTACGAGACGAAGGATGCCTTCGCCTCCATGGCCATGGGGATCGGCAATGTCGTGGTGAACACCGCCACGGGCGTGATCGCGTTCTGGATGATGATGCTCGCCTGGCCCTACCGGATCGGCGAGATCCCGTTCACCTGGTGGAGTTTCCTCCTCGCCTTCGTGCTTTACGATTTCGTCTATTACTGGAAGCACCGCTTTGCGCACCGCATGCGCTGGTTCTGGATGGAGCATGTGACGCACCATTCGAGCGAGCATTACAACCTGACCACAGCGCTACGCCAACCCTGGTTCGGGCCGTTCACCGGGCTGATCCTGCTCGGCCTGCCGATGGTCTGGATCGGCTTCCACCCCTACATCATCGCCTTCGTCGGCGGACTCAACCTGCTCTACCAGTTTTGGATCCATACCGAGGCGATCGACAAGATGCCCCGCTGGTTCGAGGCGGTGTTCAACACGCCGAGCCATCACCGTGTGCACCACGCGACCAATCCGCGGTACCTCGACGCCAACTATGCCGGCGTGTTCATCACCTGGGACAAGATGTTCGGCAGCTTCGTGCCGGAACTGGAACGCGACAAGCCGGTCTATGGCATCGTCAAGCCGGTGGGCACGTATAACCCGTTCGTGATTGCCTTCCATGAGCTGGGCGGCCTGCTGCGCGATTGCGCGCGCGATGGCCTGCGGCCGTGGCGTTGGGTGGGCCGCGCGATCAATGCGCCGGGCTGGAGCCCGGACGGGCAGCACAACCGCTCGATCGAACTGAAGCGCGCCTTCGTGGCGCAGAACCCCGCCGAGGCGGGGCAAGCAGGACTGCCGAAATGA
- a CDS encoding crotonase/enoyl-CoA hydratase family protein: MARPKEFKEIILDIEDGIATLTLHRPDNMNAFTGVMMYEMIEAFDITDADDRVKAVIVTGHGDRAFCAGADLSAGAKTFDYDARAGDGEKGRTESIDIQRDGGGRLTLRIFQSLKPVIGAINGAAVGIGVTMQLPMDIRIASDKARFGFVFNKRGINPEAASSWFLPRLVGIQQALEWCYTGRVFPADEALKGGLVSKVVPHAELMTAARALAKEIADNTAPVSNALTRQMMWRMLGASHPMEAHIVDSAAIYTRGKTPDAKEGVMSFLEKRTPVYPVKVSDGMPGFFPWWDEPEFEWIGNK; encoded by the coding sequence ATGGCCCGCCCGAAAGAGTTCAAGGAAATCATTCTGGACATCGAGGATGGCATTGCCACGCTGACCCTCCACCGCCCGGACAACATGAACGCCTTCACCGGCGTGATGATGTACGAGATGATCGAGGCGTTCGACATCACCGACGCCGACGACCGCGTGAAGGCCGTGATCGTCACCGGGCACGGCGACCGTGCGTTCTGCGCCGGCGCCGACCTGTCGGCAGGCGCCAAGACGTTCGACTATGACGCCCGCGCCGGCGACGGCGAGAAGGGCCGCACCGAGAGCATTGACATCCAGCGCGACGGCGGCGGCCGGCTCACCTTGCGCATCTTCCAGAGCCTGAAGCCGGTGATCGGCGCCATCAACGGCGCGGCCGTCGGCATCGGCGTGACGATGCAGCTGCCGATGGACATCCGCATCGCGTCCGACAAGGCGCGCTTCGGCTTTGTGTTCAACAAGCGCGGCATCAACCCGGAGGCCGCTTCCAGCTGGTTCCTGCCGCGCCTCGTCGGCATCCAGCAGGCGCTCGAATGGTGTTACACCGGCCGCGTCTTTCCGGCGGATGAGGCGCTCAAGGGCGGCCTGGTGAGCAAGGTCGTTCCGCATGCGGAGCTGATGACGGCGGCGCGCGCCCTCGCCAAGGAGATTGCCGACAACACCGCTCCGGTTTCCAACGCCCTGACGCGCCAGATGATGTGGCGCATGCTCGGCGCCTCGCACCCCATGGAAGCCCACATCGTCGACTCCGCCGCCATCTACACGCGCGGCAAGACACCGGATGCCAAGGAAGGTGTGATGAGCTTCCTCGAGAAGCGCACTCCGGTCTATCCCGTGAAGGTGTCTGACGGCATGCCGGGCTTCTTCCCGTGGTGGGACGAGCCGGAATTCGAATGGATCGGCAACAAGTAG
- a CDS encoding CinA family protein: MQSLLPLAAEIGARLKARGETVAISESSAGGLISAAILAAPGASNWYRGGGVIYTRQAFRGLLGLGKEDLGDMRSSTEPYARLLARTIRGKLDAHWGLSETGAAGPDGNPYGDAAGHTCVGLAGPGKFEASRTLETGLSDRAENMRLFARDALEFLHAALD, from the coding sequence ATGCAGTCCCTGTTGCCCCTGGCTGCGGAGATCGGCGCGCGCCTCAAGGCGCGCGGCGAGACCGTGGCGATCTCGGAATCCTCCGCAGGCGGACTGATTTCGGCCGCCATCCTCGCCGCGCCCGGTGCCTCGAACTGGTACCGCGGCGGCGGGGTCATCTACACGCGGCAAGCCTTCCGCGGCCTGCTCGGCCTCGGCAAGGAAGACCTCGGCGACATGCGCTCGTCGACCGAGCCCTACGCGCGTCTGCTGGCCCGCACGATCCGCGGCAAGCTCGATGCGCACTGGGGGCTCAGCGAAACGGGCGCGGCCGGCCCGGATGGCAATCCGTACGGCGACGCCGCCGGGCACACCTGCGTCGGGCTCGCAGGGCCCGGCAAATTCGAAGCGTCCCGTACGCTTGAAACCGGTCTCAGCGACCGCGCGGAAAACATGCGCCTGTTTGCGAGGGATGCCCTCGAGTTCCTGCACGCCGCGCTGGATTGA
- a CDS encoding shikimate kinase: MQLVFVYGPPAAGKYTVSKLVAARTGLALFHNHLIVDAVHAVFPFGSPSFVRLREQFWMDVVGAACAEDRSLIFTFQPESSVSPDFAQSVIDLVRSKGGDVLLVYLKLSSEGQSSRIANDDRARFGKLRDKNLLQALQAEFAACEAAMPEPDLVIDTGAVSAEAAASQIVARLEG, from the coding sequence ATGCAGCTCGTTTTCGTATACGGCCCGCCGGCTGCCGGGAAATATACGGTGTCAAAGCTGGTGGCCGCGCGCACCGGACTCGCGCTGTTCCACAACCATCTCATCGTCGATGCCGTGCACGCCGTTTTCCCGTTCGGCTCGCCGAGCTTCGTGCGGCTGCGCGAGCAGTTCTGGATGGACGTTGTCGGCGCCGCTTGCGCCGAAGATCGCTCGCTGATCTTCACGTTCCAGCCGGAAAGCTCTGTTTCACCTGATTTTGCGCAGTCGGTGATCGACCTTGTGCGGAGCAAGGGCGGCGATGTGCTGCTGGTCTATCTCAAACTTTCCAGCGAGGGTCAGTCCAGCCGGATCGCCAACGACGATCGCGCCCGGTTCGGAAAATTGCGCGACAAGAATTTGTTGCAGGCATTGCAGGCGGAATTTGCAGCCTGCGAAGCCGCGATGCCGGAGCCCGATCTGGTGATCGACACTGGGGCGGTATCGGCGGAAGCGGCGGCGAGCCAGATCGTCGCCCGGCTTGAGGGCTGA